One genomic window of Nicotiana sylvestris chromosome 10, ASM39365v2, whole genome shotgun sequence includes the following:
- the LOC138879272 gene encoding uncharacterized protein, translated as MTNPQDNAGTHPPPTPSNTSTPPPPSTSPKPRLQRVKMLARKTVACGALRKKLNEKLKASHAQNSDSNFDSKSYQSAIEGEEPESSDSEKTQESPSKVISSVPENLETRFVLVGYVKDVKLPRSRRSGGKKNSKKEKEREGACGEERGNGKGVVPAICGVAQERVEESGMKSGGSGSRKAVEGLVHLSTQRDEPISSTEETITDLLKKVGASYDPKKCRTPTTKALNVPKPSKKRKASSPTPTASSFPKGRATRSRVKQSEADLQRALDEMEVPTLKPQKPKTSSKKSSSVSEAVEPTLAKRTRSVVKNKQSKISEDDDWSGEEEENDSEKEHDKLSMFGKRKILKGRLLKDLVEQGMMRLEDALVA; from the exons ATGACTAACCCACAAGACAATGCTGGAACTCATCCACCACCAACTCCCTCAAATACTTCCACACCTCCTCCACCCAGTACATCTCCAAAGCCTAGACTACAAAGggtgaaaatgcttgctcgaaagaCTGTAGCGTGTGGGGCTCTAAGGAAGAAATTAAATGAGAAGTTGAAGGCAAGCCATGCCCAAAACTCCGACTCCAACTTTGATTCTAAATCATATCAATCCGCTATTGAGGGGGAAGAACCTGAGTCTTCTGACTCTGAAAAGACTCAAGAATCTCCATCTAAGGTAATTTCTTCTGTGCCTGAGAAtctagaaactaggtttgttctggttgggtATGTTAAGGATGTAAAATTACCAAGGTCacgaaggagtggaggtaaaaagaattctaaaaaagaaaaagagagagagggtgcatgtggtgaagagaggggaaatgggaaaGGAGTAGTGCCTGCTATCTGTGGGGTTGCACAAGAAAGGGTAGAagagagtggcatgaagtcagggggaagtggttctagGAAAGCTGTTGAAGGTTTGGTTCATCTGAGCACACAGAGAGATGAACCTatttcatctactgaagagaccATAACAGACCTgctgaaaaaggttggggcaagctATGACCCAAAGAAATGCAGAACTCCCACAACAAAAGCCCTAAATGTTCCTAAgccttccaagaaaagaaaggcttcatcCCCAACACCTACTGCCTCTTCATTTCCAAAgggtagagccacaagaagcagggtaaAACAGAGTGAAGCTGATCTACAAAGGGCTTTGGAtgaaa TGGAGGTTCCTACCCTCAAGCCCCAAAAGCCCAAGACTTCCTCCAAGAAGTCTTCATCTGTGTCTGAGGCTGTTGAACCtacactagccaagaggacaagatctgtAGTAAAAAACAAACAATCAAaaatttctgaagatgatgactggagtggagaagaagaagaaaatgattctgAGAAGGAACATGATAAGCTTTCCATGTTTGGAAAAAGAAAGATTTTAAAGGGTAGACTGCTAAAAGACCTGGTGGAACAAGGAATGATGAGATTGGAGGATGCTTTAGTTGCTTag